The proteins below come from a single Mus musculus strain C57BL/6J chromosome 5, GRCm38.p6 C57BL/6J genomic window:
- the Spon2 gene encoding spondin-2 precursor encodes MENVSLALGRALWVFLLAMIGSTTSQPLGGESVCTARPLARYSITFIGKWSQTAFPKQYPLFRPPAQWSSLLGAAHSSDYSMWRKNEYVSNGLRDFAERGEAWALMKEIEAAGEKLQSVHAVFSAPAIPSGTGQTSTELEVHPRHSLVSFVVRIVPSPDWFVGIDSLDLCEGGRWKEQVVLDLYPHDAGTDSGFTFSSPNFATIPQDTVTEITASSPSHPANSFYYPRLKSLPPIAKVTFVRLQQSPRAFAPPSLDLASRGNEIVDSLSVPETPLDCEVSLWSSWGLCGGPCGKLGAKSRTRYVRVQPANNGTPCPELEEEAECAPDNCV; translated from the exons ATGGAAAACGTGAGTCTTGCCCTGGGCAGAGCTCTTTGGGTCTTCCTCCTGGCCATGATAGGCTCCACCACGAGCCAGCCGCTGGGGGGAGAATCGGTTTGTACAGCCCGGCCTCTGGCTAGATACAGCATCACTTTCATTGGCAAGTGGAGCCAGACAGCATTTCCCAAGCAGTACCCCCTGTTCCGGCCCCCTGCACAGTGGTCCTCTCTGCTGG GGGCAGCTCACAGCTCTGACTACAGCATGTGGCGGAAGAATGAGTATGTCAGCAATGGGCTGAGGGACTTTGCTGAGCGTGGTGAGGCCTGGGCACTGATGAAGGAGATCGAAGCTGCAGGAGAGAAACTTCAGAGTGTGCACGCAGTGTTCTCAGCTCCTGCCATCCCTAGCGGTACCGGGCAGACTTCCACAGAGTTAGAGGTGCACCCTAGGCACTCGCTG GTGTCCTTCGTGGTACGCATTGTCCCCAGCCCTGACTGGTTTGTGGGCATCGACAGTCTGGACCTGTGTGAGGGAGGCCGCTGGAaggagcaggtggtcctggatctTTATCCACACGATGCAGGGACCGACAGTGGTTTCACCTTCTCCTCCCCTAACTTTGCAACTATCCCACAAGACACAGTGACTGAG ATAACAGCCTCATCGCCCAGCCACCCAGCAAATTCATTCTACTACCCACGCCTCAAGTCCTTACCTCCCATCGCCAAAGTGACCTTCGTGCGGCTACAGCAGAGTCCCAGGGCCTTTGCCCCACCTTCCCTGGACCTGGCCAGCCGAGGCAACGAAATCGTTGACAGCCTTTCAG ttccagagacacCGCTGGACTGTGAGGTTTCCCTGTGGTCATCCTGGGGACTGTGTGGAGGACCATGTGGAAAGTTGGGAGCCAAGAGCAGAACTCGCTATGTCCGTGTTCAGCCTGCTAACAATGGGACTCCCTGTCCCGAGCTTGAAGAAGAGGCCGAGTGTGCCCCAGATAACTGCGTCTAA